A single window of Rhipicephalus microplus isolate Deutch F79 chromosome 5, USDA_Rmic, whole genome shotgun sequence DNA harbors:
- the LOC142817675 gene encoding uncharacterized protein LOC142817675: MSLDEAGRILRRLERAALPKTEEEHGENEALLCFSVTLAAFKFRVDHNTKALPGQACSGFDVVPFRETCMSSQHNNLSEEMVSESARSSYRVAPGAVFTFDSIQDIEHKLLSTVRGLSCGAVYAVNFDEPEPVCSASAGVKAFPRLQAVINSIGIIFTVINVLVVGSGLRNQQQ; the protein is encoded by the exons ATGTCGCTGGACGAGGCGGGCCGCATCCTGCGTCGACTCGAGCGTGCCGCTCTCCCAAAGACAGAAGAGGAGCACGGAGAAAACGAGGCGCTCCTCTGTTTCTCGGTTACTCTGGCCGCCTTTAAGTTCCGCGTGGACCACAACACTAAGGCGTTGCCCGGGCAAGCCTGCAGCGGTTTCGACGTGGTGCCATTCCGAGAG ACCTGTATGTCCTCCCAGCATAACAACTTGTCTGAAGAGATGGTGTCCGAGTCTGCGCGCTCGTCATATCGTGTGGCTCCCGGCGCAGTTTTCACCTTTGACTCCATTCAAGACATCGAACATAAACTG CTGTCCACTGTGCGCGGACTGAGTTGTGGAGCCGTCTACGCTGTCAACTTTGACGAGCCCGAACCCGTGTGCTCTGCATCGGCTGGAGTCAAGGCATTCCCCCGCTTACAGGCAGTGATCAACAGCATTGGTATTATTTTTACAGTGATTAATGTTCTTGTTGTTGGTTCCGGCTTACGGAATCAACAACAGTAA
- the LOC142817207 gene encoding uncharacterized protein LOC142817207 — MSWIEALNQNNSVCLSVNMAVLQFTSTNDQPSCERRSDVGYSEICDSRDWKITASNSSYSMYRRKETIWQFYEDPKLLKSKISRVIAHQPAACVVAFNIDYDDYKPACGNTSFPRLAAIEEAYNQADGNTSDVRVLQHSPYNENAIKDIFRMTGYLNSRKRRPLGVKQNFAPPKPLSNRSIESHTGPSQRPFVCVVSSSWSQLRTLPRRHCTHYVFDPEDWDNTGATSALNVSEVKEYVGSRKKCLVRVHPSFDEDEAGFTRIVRRVTVNGFDGVAIVEQKFFSTELTALAIFVNVSAPLVFKSALRNR; from the exons ATGTCGTGGATAGAAGCCCTGAACCAGAACAACAGTGTCTGTCTTTCGGTGAACATGGCTGTTTTGCAGTTTACGTCAACTAACGATCAGCCGTCGTGCGAACGCAGGAGCGACGTTGGTTACAGTGAG ATCTGCGACAGCAGAGATTGGAAAATTACGGCTTCCAACTCGTCGTACTCTATGTATCGTCGTAAAGAgaccatctggcagttttatgAAGATCCTAAGCTCTTAAAAAGCAAA ATTTCCAGAGTGATAGCTCATCAGCCTGCAGCATGTGTGGTGGCGTTCAACATTGACTACGATGACTACAAACCGGCCTGCGGAAACACGAGCTTTCCCCGACTCGCTGCGATAGAAGAAG CTTACAACCAGGCGGACGGGAACACGAGCGATGTGCGTGTTCTTCAGCACAGTCCCTACAATG AAAACGCCATAAAGGACATATTCCGCATGACAG GCTACCTGAATTCGAGAAAGCGGCGGCCGTTGG gtGTAAAACAAAACTTCGCGCCTCCCAAGCCTTTATCGAACAGGAGCATAGAATCACACACGGGACCATCGCAACGGCCCTTCGTCTGTGTGGTGAGCTCCTCTTGGTCTCAGCTGCGTACGCTTCCTCGCCGGCACTGCACCCACTACGTGTTCGACCCCGAAGACTGGGACAACACCGGTGCAACCTCGG CACTGAATGTGTCAGAGGTTAAAGAATACGTGGGTTccagaaaaaaatgtttggttCGAGTCCACCCTTCGTTCGACGAAGATGAAGCTGGTTTTACCAGGATTGTGAGACGCGTCACCGTTAATGGCTTTGACGGCGTTGCAATCGTTGAACAGAAGTTTTTCTCGACGGAGTTGACGGCCCTGGCAATCTTTGTCAATGTGAGTGCACCTTTGGTGTTCAAAAGTGCGCTTCGAAACAGATAA